The following coding sequences are from one Eucalyptus grandis isolate ANBG69807.140 chromosome 11, ASM1654582v1, whole genome shotgun sequence window:
- the LOC104425882 gene encoding uncharacterized protein LOC104425882 isoform X1 produces MGCLVSTPVDNGGKRRTPQDIGEVSVYVPGLRIPKSVDFYQSLGSHLSRNLVQLLTALRTRIAVLAGEGVPTVKRLTRKSATQHGGSTLTDLQQALEDYLPVLLGLVKEENHLMHKVQFVWVNQEDEAEETTISNAWYEVLSVLHMMAMALLLQANIMLLPKTSADGVQSKVSEECRRASVDVFLKAAGFLDYAVQHVLPKFPAELRRELPVDLQDGVLQALCLQALGKAADIQLGMAIDSSKATLAVKRRLACEVVKYWEQAQENLVNIPLMNGWGEKHRQYVKWKYVEAKAAAYYFHGLILDEGKSHGMAAAALQVAVESLEESKKFSEAFDTTPPLSRNPPLWGTAKYIFEKISKDASAKVRINRDLYFQDNRTTESAPALPDFALALKPDEYQLPSMHRCWNEEKTDRSRLEANQPKGTR; encoded by the exons ATGGGATGCTTGGTGTCAACGCCGGTGGATAATGGTGGTAAGAGAAGGACGCCACAAGACATTGGGGAGGTCTCTGTCTACGTTCCGGGTCTCCGGATTCCTAAGTCAGTCGATTTTTATCAGTCACTGGGCAGCCATCTATCGAGGAATTTGGTGCAACTCCTGACTGCCCTTAGGACCCGTATAGCCGTGCTGGCCGGTGAAGGAGTCCCTACAGTCAAGAGATTGACGAGAAAAAGTGCCACTCAGCATG GAGGTTCGACATTGACTGATCTGCAGCAGGCTCTGGAAGATTACTTGCCTGTACTATTGGGATTGGTCAAAGAAG AAAACCATCTGATGCACAAAGTACAATTCGTTTGGGTTAATCAGGAGGATGAAGCAGAG GAAACCACAATATCTAATGCTTGGTATGAGGTATTGTCAGTTTTGCATATGATGGCAATGGCATTGCTGTTGCAAGCTAACATAATGCTCCTTCCAAAGACATCAGCTGATGGCGTTCAGTCAAAAGTCTCGGAAG AATGCAGGAGAGCATCTGTTGATGTTTTTCTAAAGGCAGCTGGGTTCTTGGACTATGCAGTTCAGCATGTTCTTCCAAAATTCCCTGCTGAACTCAG GAGAGAGTTACCGGTAGACCTTCAAGACGGAGTTCTTCAAGCACTTTGCCTCCAAGCACTGGGGAAG GCTGCTGACATTCAACTTGGGATGGCCATAGACAGTTCCAAAGCCACTCTGGCGGTGAAGCGTAGGCTTGCCTGTGAGGTGGTAAAATACTGGGAGCAG GCTCAAGAGAATCTTGTGAACATCCCCTTAATGAACGGTTGGGGAGAAAAGCACCGTCAATATGTCAAATGGAAGTACGTTGAAGCAAAG GCTGCAGCATATTATTTCCATGGTCTGATACTTGATGAGGGGAAGTCCCATGGAATGGCAGCAGCTGCTTTGCAGGTGGCAGTCGAGTCTCTCGAAGAAAGTAAGAAGTTCTCTGAGGCATTTGACACTACACCTCCTCTGTCAAG GAACCCACCGCTTTGGGGAACCGCAAAGTACATCTTTGAGAAAATCTCGAAAGATGCTTCCGCTAAAGTGCGGATAAACAGAGATCTGTACTTCCAAGATAA CAGGACTACGGAAAGTGCACCGGCCTTGCCCGACTTTGCTTTGGCCTTAAAACCCGATGAATACCAGCTCCCTTCAATGCATAGGTGTTGGAATGAGGAGAAAACAGACAGAAGCAGGCTGGAGGCCAACCAGCCCAAGGGCACAAGATGA
- the LOC104425882 gene encoding uncharacterized protein LOC104425882 isoform X2, with amino-acid sequence MGCLVSTPVDNGGKRRTPQDIGEVSVYVPGLRIPKSVDFYQSLGSHLSRNLVQLLTALRTRIAVLAGEGVPTVKRLTRKSATQHGGSTLTDLQQALEDYLPVLLGLVKEENHLMHKVQFVWVNQEDEAEETTISNAWYEVLSVLHMMAMALLLQANIMLLPKTSADGVQSKVSEECRRASVDVFLKAAGFLDYAVQHVLPKFPAELRRELPVDLQDGVLQALCLQALGKAADIQLGMAIDSSKATLAVKRRLACEVVKYWEQAQENLVNIPLMNGWGEKHRQYVKWKYVEAKAAAYYFHGLILDEGKSHGMAAAALQVAVESLEESKKFSEAFDTTPPLSRNPPLWGTAKYIFEKISKDASAKVRINRDLYFQDKTTESAPALPDFALALKPDEYQLPSMHRCWNEEKTDRSRLEANQPKGTR; translated from the exons ATGGGATGCTTGGTGTCAACGCCGGTGGATAATGGTGGTAAGAGAAGGACGCCACAAGACATTGGGGAGGTCTCTGTCTACGTTCCGGGTCTCCGGATTCCTAAGTCAGTCGATTTTTATCAGTCACTGGGCAGCCATCTATCGAGGAATTTGGTGCAACTCCTGACTGCCCTTAGGACCCGTATAGCCGTGCTGGCCGGTGAAGGAGTCCCTACAGTCAAGAGATTGACGAGAAAAAGTGCCACTCAGCATG GAGGTTCGACATTGACTGATCTGCAGCAGGCTCTGGAAGATTACTTGCCTGTACTATTGGGATTGGTCAAAGAAG AAAACCATCTGATGCACAAAGTACAATTCGTTTGGGTTAATCAGGAGGATGAAGCAGAG GAAACCACAATATCTAATGCTTGGTATGAGGTATTGTCAGTTTTGCATATGATGGCAATGGCATTGCTGTTGCAAGCTAACATAATGCTCCTTCCAAAGACATCAGCTGATGGCGTTCAGTCAAAAGTCTCGGAAG AATGCAGGAGAGCATCTGTTGATGTTTTTCTAAAGGCAGCTGGGTTCTTGGACTATGCAGTTCAGCATGTTCTTCCAAAATTCCCTGCTGAACTCAG GAGAGAGTTACCGGTAGACCTTCAAGACGGAGTTCTTCAAGCACTTTGCCTCCAAGCACTGGGGAAG GCTGCTGACATTCAACTTGGGATGGCCATAGACAGTTCCAAAGCCACTCTGGCGGTGAAGCGTAGGCTTGCCTGTGAGGTGGTAAAATACTGGGAGCAG GCTCAAGAGAATCTTGTGAACATCCCCTTAATGAACGGTTGGGGAGAAAAGCACCGTCAATATGTCAAATGGAAGTACGTTGAAGCAAAG GCTGCAGCATATTATTTCCATGGTCTGATACTTGATGAGGGGAAGTCCCATGGAATGGCAGCAGCTGCTTTGCAGGTGGCAGTCGAGTCTCTCGAAGAAAGTAAGAAGTTCTCTGAGGCATTTGACACTACACCTCCTCTGTCAAG GAACCCACCGCTTTGGGGAACCGCAAAGTACATCTTTGAGAAAATCTCGAAAGATGCTTCCGCTAAAGTGCGGATAAACAGAGATCTGTACTTCCAAGATAA GACTACGGAAAGTGCACCGGCCTTGCCCGACTTTGCTTTGGCCTTAAAACCCGATGAATACCAGCTCCCTTCAATGCATAGGTGTTGGAATGAGGAGAAAACAGACAGAAGCAGGCTGGAGGCCAACCAGCCCAAGGGCACAAGATGA